A window from Longimicrobiaceae bacterium encodes these proteins:
- a CDS encoding histidine triad nucleotide-binding protein: MAEKTIFSRIIDGEIPGKFVYQDEHVVAIRDINPAAPVHVLVIPRKPIPSLQELGDEDVDIAGRLLLAAAEVARLEGLGERGYRVIINTGDEGGQTVPHLHLHVLGGRQMTEASMRG; encoded by the coding sequence ATGGCCGAGAAGACCATCTTCAGCCGCATCATCGACGGGGAGATCCCCGGCAAGTTCGTCTATCAGGACGAGCACGTGGTCGCCATCCGCGACATCAACCCGGCGGCGCCGGTGCACGTGCTGGTTATCCCGCGCAAGCCGATCCCCTCGCTCCAGGAGCTGGGCGACGAGGATGTTGATATCGCCGGACGTCTGCTCCTCGCCGCGGCGGAAGTCGCCCGGCTTGAAGGCCTGGGCGAGCGTGGCTACCGCGTGATCATCAACACCGGCGACGAGGGCGGCCAGACGGTCCCGCACCTCCACCTCCACGTCCTAGGCGGCCGTCAGATGACCGAAGCCTCCATGCGCGGCTGA